The following coding sequences are from one Lolium rigidum isolate FL_2022 chromosome 6, APGP_CSIRO_Lrig_0.1, whole genome shotgun sequence window:
- the LOC124659038 gene encoding GDSL esterase/lipase At5g45920-like: protein MRPRLVLFGASLTEQSFASGGWGAALADHFARQADVVLRGLSGYNTRWALKVLGRAMEGAAAGGADPAAVTVLLGSNDASLPDRAEPHLHVPLAEYQDNLRAICAHLKNKWPSAAIILITPPPIYEAARIRHIYGDNDPSRQPERTNEAAGTYAQACIAVAKELDQPFVDIWTHMQQFPDWQTSALCDGLHFTPFGNKILFDEVLKTLESIGFNKQSLPSDLPLYHEIDPKDPLKVFEI, encoded by the exons atgcGGCCGCGGCTGGTGCTCTTCGGTGCCTCCCTCACCGAGCAGTCGTTTGCCTCTGGTGGCTGGGGCGCCGCCCTCGCCGACCACTTCGCCCGCCAG GCGGACGTGGTACTGCGCGGGCTCAGCGGGTACAACACGCGGTGGGCGCTCAAGGTGCTGGGTAGAGCCATGGAGGGGGCGGCCGCCGGGGGCGCGGACCCCGCGGCCGTCACGGTGCTCTTGGGCTCCAACGACGCTAGCCTGCCGGACCGGGCGGAGCCGCACCTGCACGTGCCGCTAGCGGAGTACCAGGACAACCTCCGCGCGATCTGCGCCCACCTCAAG AATAAGTGGCCGTCTGCTGCTATCATCCTCATCACCCCTCCACCGATCTACGAGGCCGCGAGGATCCG GCACATATATGGGGATAATGATCCTTCAAGACAGCCTGAAAGAACCAATGAAGCTGCGGGCACTTATGCACAGGCATGCATAGCTGTTGCTAAAGAATTGGATCAGCCATTTGTAGACATCTGGACACACATGCAGCAATTTCCTGATTGGCAGACATCTGCATTATG TGACGGACTTCATTTCACCCCGTTCGGAAACAAGATTCTGTTCGACGAGGTGCTCAAAACACTGGAAAGTATTGGTTTCAACAAACAGAGTCTCCCGTCGGATCTCCCTCTCTACCATGAAATTGACCCCAAGGACCCATTGAAagtatttgaaatttga